The proteins below come from a single Gimesia alba genomic window:
- a CDS encoding transposase, whose translation MIFVDRHGTPVAIDTESARRSEVKLIEPLLEKITLQNRQPERLVYDKAADSDSLRKRLMEKNIDLICPHRKSRVKPPTQDGRKLPRFKRRWIVERSIAWLHNYRRIVTRWEYHDYLYESFVILGCLFTLLKRF comes from the coding sequence ATGATTTTTGTCGATCGTCACGGGACACCTGTGGCGATCGACACAGAATCGGCCCGTCGTAGCGAAGTCAAGCTGATCGAACCGCTGCTTGAAAAAATCACATTGCAAAATCGACAACCCGAGCGACTTGTTTATGACAAAGCCGCCGATTCGGACTCGTTGCGCAAACGGCTGATGGAAAAGAATATCGATCTGATCTGCCCGCATCGAAAATCGAGAGTCAAACCGCCGACGCAAGATGGTCGAAAGCTTCCACGCTTCAAACGACGTTGGATTGTGGAACGCAGTATTGCCTGGCTCCACAACTATCGTCGCATTGTCACGCGCTGGGAATATCACGATTACCTCTACGAAAGCTTTGTAATTCTTGGGTGTTTATTTACACTATTAAAAAGGTTTTGA
- a CDS encoding DUF1559 family PulG-like putative transporter, translated as MGKMLLKRKRGFTLIELLVVIAIIAILIALLLPAVQQAREAARRSQCKNNLKQIGLALHNYHDNFRTFPPGDVRRTYGSGVQSWTTSMLGWIPRILPFLDQAPLYNQINWELESGVSAAPNNALRREKLPVVRCPSDSSRQPSSTYGPTNYMACRGTGASSTANISGSIFAQNSRVKIRDIEDGTSNTLMISETFASAPFCDDQPSGGVCPASCLTKAPYTGGAQQGYSWFYAQIYESHYFGTVYNPNNKGMPDCGAGSSTTAALLAARSKHTGGVHVLLADGAVRFASDNIDNQTWRDLGAPADGNVLGEW; from the coding sequence ATGGGAAAAATGCTACTCAAAAGAAAGCGTGGATTCACGCTGATCGAACTGCTGGTAGTGATTGCTATCATCGCTATCTTAATTGCCTTACTATTGCCGGCAGTTCAACAGGCACGCGAAGCCGCCCGACGTTCACAGTGCAAAAACAATCTCAAGCAGATTGGTCTGGCATTGCACAACTACCACGATAATTTCAGAACATTCCCTCCGGGAGATGTTCGAAGAACCTATGGATCCGGAGTTCAATCCTGGACTACCAGCATGCTGGGTTGGATTCCTCGAATTTTACCCTTCCTGGATCAGGCACCGCTCTACAATCAAATCAACTGGGAACTTGAATCCGGCGTTAGCGCCGCTCCAAACAACGCCCTGCGTAGAGAAAAACTGCCCGTAGTCCGTTGTCCCAGCGATTCCTCTCGTCAACCCTCTTCGACATATGGTCCCACAAACTATATGGCTTGCCGTGGTACTGGGGCCTCTTCCACTGCGAATATCTCAGGATCGATCTTTGCACAAAACAGCAGAGTGAAAATTCGTGATATCGAAGATGGAACCTCAAACACATTGATGATTTCCGAAACCTTTGCGAGTGCTCCCTTCTGCGATGATCAACCCTCCGGCGGTGTTTGTCCCGCCAGTTGCTTGACCAAAGCTCCCTATACCGGAGGCGCACAACAAGGTTACTCGTGGTTCTATGCTCAGATTTACGAATCACATTATTTTGGAACCGTTTACAACCCGAACAATAAAGGCATGCCAGACTGTGGTGCCGGTTCCAGTACGACAGCGGCTCTCTTGGCAGCGCGCAGTAAACATACCGGCGGCGTCCACGTCCTGTTAGCTGATGGCGCAGTCCGCTTTGCCTCCGACAATATCGACAATCAGACCTGGAGAGATCTTGGCGCTCCGGCTGACGGAAATGTTCTCGGTGAATGGTAA
- the deoC gene encoding deoxyribose-phosphate aldolase, with amino-acid sequence MEFNYHDIAGMIDHSLLKPTLTTDELEAGCQLALKYDVASVCIMPFYLKRCAELLKGSTVKASTTIGFPHGGHTTYIKQIEAELAVADGCEELDMVVNISRVLSGEWQYVSDEVEAVTKIAHQAGQKIKVIFENCYLEDQQKVELCRICGERGVDWVKTSTGYGTGGATIDDLKLMRAESPPEVQVKAAGGVRTLEKLLEVRALGVSRVGASATQSILEECRARLGLTPLFE; translated from the coding sequence ATGGAATTCAACTATCACGATATCGCGGGGATGATCGATCATTCGTTGTTAAAGCCAACGTTGACCACGGATGAATTGGAAGCGGGCTGCCAACTGGCGCTAAAGTATGACGTGGCCAGCGTGTGTATCATGCCCTTTTATCTGAAACGCTGTGCAGAGCTTCTGAAAGGGTCGACTGTGAAAGCCAGTACGACGATCGGGTTCCCGCATGGCGGTCATACGACGTATATCAAACAGATTGAAGCCGAGCTGGCGGTAGCCGACGGTTGTGAAGAGTTGGATATGGTGGTTAATATTTCGCGTGTATTAAGTGGTGAATGGCAGTATGTGTCTGATGAAGTCGAAGCGGTCACCAAGATCGCCCATCAGGCAGGGCAGAAGATCAAAGTAATCTTTGAGAACTGTTACCTGGAAGATCAGCAGAAAGTCGAACTCTGCCGGATCTGTGGAGAACGGGGTGTCGACTGGGTAAAAACATCAACCGGTTATGGTACCGGCGGCGCGACAATTGATGACCTGAAGTTGATGCGGGCAGAAAGTCCCCCCGAAGTGCAGGTAAAAGCAGCGGGGGGAGTTCGGACGCTTGAGAAACTATTGGAAGTCCGCGCTCTTGGCGTCAGTCGAGTCGGAGCGAGCGCGACGCAAAGCATTCTGGAAGAATGCCGGGCACGACTGGGGCTCACTCCGTTATTTGAGTAA
- a CDS encoding transposase, translated as MYMTLVWWPKRKRVSTKTASRTERPVVLTDKQWSLVAKLFPWTPPSKKGGRPKAHPRDCLEGILWILVTGARWKDLPREYPSKATCHRRFQQWTIEGRLLSAWQIILERMDDAGQIDFSETFADGTFASAKKGVEELARLVVAKAQRS; from the coding sequence ATGTATATGACGCTGGTCTGGTGGCCCAAACGAAAACGGGTTTCCACAAAAACAGCGTCCAGGACGGAACGCCCGGTCGTTTTGACCGATAAACAATGGTCTTTAGTCGCAAAACTGTTTCCCTGGACTCCCCCTTCCAAAAAGGGAGGACGTCCAAAAGCCCATCCACGAGATTGCCTGGAAGGCATTCTCTGGATTTTGGTGACAGGAGCACGATGGAAAGATTTACCAAGAGAGTATCCCTCAAAAGCGACGTGCCATCGACGTTTCCAGCAATGGACGATCGAAGGGCGGCTCTTATCTGCCTGGCAAATCATCTTGGAACGAATGGATGATGCTGGCCAGATTGATTTCTCGGAAACCTTTGCTGATGGCACTTTTGCCTCGGCAAAAAAAGGGGTAGAAGAGTTGGCCCGACTCGTCGTGGCAAAGGCACAAAGGTCATGA
- a CDS encoding sugar phosphate isomerase/epimerase family protein — translation MQLGFVTAILPDYDLRQVFQAAAEIGYDCVEVMCWPQGKDARRYAGITHISAEDFTDSDVTTIQQMADEFGISISALGYYPNPLTPDLEEAQKYVEHIQKVIAAANKLGINRMNTFIGRDWKKSVDENWPRFLQTWPEIIKFAEQQQVRVGIENCPMSFTEDEWPGGKNLAISPAIWKRMYADIPSEYFGLNYDPSHLVWMHMDYLAPIRDFADRIFHVHAKDVRVDQHRLDQVGILAHPLEYHTPKLPGLGQVEWGSFFSQLNEIGYQGPVCVEVEDRAYEDSTASCLAALRQCHTYLRNYIPERK, via the coding sequence ATGCAACTGGGGTTTGTGACGGCGATTTTACCTGATTACGATCTACGACAGGTTTTTCAGGCGGCTGCGGAAATTGGCTATGACTGTGTAGAAGTCATGTGCTGGCCCCAAGGGAAAGATGCCCGTCGCTATGCCGGGATCACGCACATTTCTGCAGAGGATTTTACGGATTCCGATGTCACCACAATTCAGCAGATGGCAGATGAATTCGGCATATCCATCAGTGCTCTGGGATATTATCCCAACCCGCTTACTCCCGATTTGGAAGAAGCGCAGAAGTATGTGGAACATATCCAGAAGGTGATTGCCGCTGCAAACAAGCTGGGCATCAACCGGATGAATACGTTTATCGGCCGCGACTGGAAGAAGTCGGTCGATGAGAATTGGCCCCGATTTCTGCAAACCTGGCCCGAGATTATCAAGTTCGCGGAACAGCAACAGGTGCGAGTGGGAATTGAGAATTGCCCAATGTCATTCACAGAAGATGAATGGCCGGGTGGAAAAAATCTGGCCATCAGCCCGGCGATCTGGAAGCGGATGTATGCCGATATTCCCAGTGAATATTTCGGTTTGAATTATGATCCATCGCATCTGGTGTGGATGCATATGGATTATCTGGCGCCGATCCGTGATTTTGCCGATCGGATTTTTCATGTGCATGCCAAGGATGTGCGAGTCGATCAACATCGGCTGGATCAGGTGGGGATTCTGGCGCATCCGTTGGAATATCACACGCCGAAACTGCCCGGACTGGGACAGGTCGAGTGGGGCAGCTTTTTCTCGCAATTGAATGAGATCGGCTACCAGGGGCCTGTGTGCGTGGAAGTAGAAGATCGAGCTTACGAAGATTCCACTGCATCGTGTCTGGCCGCCTTACGACAGTGCCATACCTATTTGAGGAATTATATTCCAGAAAGAAAATAG